AGCGCGAGACCGGCGTCGAGCGCCGCCACCACCTGCACGAGACGAGCGTTCAGCGCGCGGTGAAGCGGGCCACGCGCGCGGCGGGGATCGCGAAGCCCGCGAGCTGCCACACGCTCCGACACAGTTTTGCGACGCACCTGCTGGCCGCCGGCTACGACATCCGCACCGTGCAGGAGCTGCTCGGCCACCGCGACGTGCGCACGACCATGATCTACACGCACGTGCTGAACCGCGGCGGGCGCGGTGTGCGCAGCCCGCTCGACCCGATCTGAGCGCCGGGCGAGCCGGGGCCCGTTCGATCGCCGGGCCCTCTTAGGAACGGGCCCGCTTAAGAAGACAGGGCTTGACTCGAAGGCGAAGATAAAGCGAAAATCGACCGGGCCGGGGGGCGTGGGACGGGGACGAGGAATGCGGCGCCGTGGATCGCTTCGCCTGCCTGCTGATCCGGGATCTCCCGCTCGCCGCGGTGCTGCGCGCCGAGCCCGAGCTCGCGGGGCAGCGCGTGGCGATCACCGAGCCGCGCGATCGCACGGGCCGCGCGCAGCGCAGCCCGGCGATCGTCGCGGGGCACCTGCGCGGCATGACGGTCGCGCAGGCGCGCGCGGCGGAGCCGGAGCTGGTCGTGCGCGCGTTCTCGCTCGAGGGCATGCGCTCGGCGGAGCTCGCGCTCGCCGACGTGGCGCGCTCGATCGCGCCGCGCGTGATGGTCGCCGGGACGGGGCTCGTCTTCGTCGATCTGGCCGGAACGCAGGCGCTCTTCCCCAGCGAGCGGGGACTGCTCACCGCGCTCGAGACGCGCCTCGAAGAGGTGGGGCTCTCGGGGATCGGGCCCGCGAGCGCGCGGCTCGGCATCGGCCCGACGCGCACGGTCGCCGAGCTCGCCGCGCGCCACCGCGAGGGCGGGCCCCTCCTGCGCGGCGACCAGGCCGCGAGCTTCCTGGTGCCGCTTCCGCTCGACCTGCTCGAGCCCGCGGGCGAGCTGGCCGACCGGCTCTCGCGCTGGGGCGTGCGCACGCTGGGCAAGCTCGCGCGGCTGCCGCGCGAGGCGCTCGGCGCGCGCCTGGGCGAGGCGGGGGTGCGGCTCGCGCGCCGCGCGAACGGCGAGGACCTGTCACCGTTCCGTGTACACCCGCCCGAGCTGCGCTTCGAAGAGGCCGCGGACTCCGAATGGGCGATCGGGGACCTGGAGCCGCTGGCGTTCTTCCTGCGCGGCGCGCTCGATCGCCTGCTGCGCAGGCTGCGCGTGCGCGGCCTCGCGCTACGCGGGCTGCGTCTCGAGTTCGGCCTGGAGAGCGGCGCGCTCTTCGCGCACGAGCTCGGTCTGGCCGCCCCCACGCTCGAGACGAACGTGCTGCTCGCGCTGGTGCGGCTCTCGCTCGAGGCCGAGCCGCCGCCCGAGGCCGTGCTGCGCGCGCGGCTTGTCGCGACACCGGACTGCGTCGAGACCGCGCAGCTCGACCTGTTCCTGCCGCCGCTGCCCTCCCCCGGCGAGCTCGCCATCACCATCGCGCGCATCGAGTCGCTCTGCGGCCCCGGCCAGGTCGGCGCGCCCCGCGTGCACGACACCCACCAGCCCGACGCCGCCGCGCTGGCCGAGTTCCGCATCGCGCACGAGCGCCGCCCCGACGCGCCCGACACGTACGACCCCGAGCCTCTGTCACCGCGCGGTGTCATGGCGCTGCGCGCGGTCCGACCGCCCCGGAGCGTGGGCGTCCGAGGCGGCGAGCCGCCGGTCTACGTGTCGCTGCTCGCCGACGCCCCGCTCGACTCCGAGGGCGGCCGCGTGCGCCACGCCGCCGGCCCCTGGCGCCTGTTCGGCGAATGGTGGGGAGAGACCCGCTTCGCGCGCGACTACTGGGACGTCGAGCTCTCCGACGGCGGCGTCTACCGCCTGTACCACAACCTTCCCGACGACTCCTGGTTCGTCGACGGGATCTACGACTGAGGTCGCCTTGACGCCTCGCCCATGCCCCGGCACGCTCGATCGTGAAATGGAATGGCGCGACCGCATCACCGTCGATCCGCAGATCTGCCACGGGCAGGCCTGCCTGCGCGGAACGCGAATCATGGTCTCGGTCGTTCTCGACAACCTCGCCGCCGGACTCGACGTCCCGGAGATCCTCGCGAGCTATCCGACGCTCACGCGTGAGGACATCCAGGCCGCCGTCGCGTACGCAGCCGAGCTTTCCAAGGAACGGGTCCTCAGCCTGCCGGCGCAAGATCGCGGATGAGGTTCAAGATCGACGAGAACCTGCCTGTCGAGGTTCTCGAGCTCCTGCGTGGCCGGGGTCACGACGTCCTGACCGTGATGGATCAACGCCTCGGCGGGGCTGCGGATTCCGCCGTGGCGTCGGCCTGTCGAACCGAGCAACGCACTTTGGTGACACTCGACCTCGATTTCGCCGACATCCGGGCCTATCCGCCGACCGAGTACGCAGGGATCGTCGTCCTGCGACTCACCCGACAGGACAAGCGGCACGTGCTCGAGGTGATCGAGCGCGTGGCCGCCCTGCTCGCCAGGCGGTCGCCGGATCGCAGCCTCTGGATCGTCGAGGACGGGCGGGTGCGGGTCCGCGAGTGAATTGACCGCGAGGCGAAACTAGAGCGAAAATCGCTCTGCTTGGCCTCCCCCCCCTACATCGAGCTCGGCGTGCGCAGCGCGTTCAGCTTTCTCGAGGGCAGCTCCGCGCCCGAGGACTTGGTCGAGCGCGCGGCCGAGCTGGGTCACGGGACGCTCGCGCTGGCCGATCTACACGGTGTGTACGGGCTGCCGCGCTTCGCGCGCGCGGCGCGCGAGGCAGGCGTGCGCGCGATCGTCGGGGCGCGTGCGGTGCTGCTCGGCGATTCAGCGCCGCGGCGCAAGACCGATCCGCCGCCCGACGGCGGGCGCGTGACGCTGCTGGTGAAGAGCCGCTCGGGCTACCGAAATCTGTGTCGGCTGCTCACGCTCGGCCACGCGCGCTGCGAGAAGCCGCACAGCCGCGTCACTCGGGAGGAGCTGCGCGCGCACGCGGAGGGGCTGGTGGCGCTGGTGCGCGAGCCGCGACTCGCGGGGCCGGTGCGCGAGATCTTCGGCGCGGACGCCTACGGCGAGCTCTGGCGCCACCGCGACCCGGACGAGGAGCGCGCGAACCGGCGCCTGCTCGCGACCGGGATCGCGGGGCTTGCCAGCGGCGACGTGCGCCACGCGCGGCCCGCCGGAAAGCGGCTGCTCGACGCGTTCACCTGCATCGCGAACGGAGCCCGGCTCGACGACGCGGGAAGGCTGCTCCTGCCCAACGCCGAGCGCCACGTGCACGCGCCGCAAGCGGTGGCGAAGCGCTTCGCCGACCTGCCCGGGGCGCTCTCGAACACGCTCGCGGTCGCGGAGCGCTGCGAGTTCCGGCTGGAAGACCTGGGCTACGCGTTCCCGGATTTCCCGCTCGGCGCCGGCGAGACGCTGCCGGGGAAGCTTCGCGAGCTCGCCTTCGCCGGCGCGCGCGAGCGCTACGGCACAACCGTGCCCGCGAAGGCGCGCGCGCAGCTCGAGCACGAGCTCGGCCTGATCGGGCGGCTCTCGCTGGAGGGCTACTTCCTGATCGTCTGGGACATCGTGCGCGAGTGCCGCGCGCGCGGGATCCTGTGCCAGGGGCGCGGCTCGGCGGCCAACTCGATCGTGTGTTACGCGCTCGGCATCACCGCGGTCGACCCGGTGCGCTACGAGCTGCTCTTCGAGCGCTTCCTGTCCGAGGAGCGCGGCGAGTGGCCCGACATCGACGTGGACCTGCCCTCGGGCGAACGGCGCGAGGAGATCCTGCAGTACGTCTACCGGCGCTACGGCCCGCACGGCGCGGGCATGACCGCGAACGTCATCACCTACCGCGCCAAGAGCGCGGTGCGCGAGATGGGCAAGGTGCTCGGCCTTGCGCCCGACCAGATCGAGCGGCTGGCGAAGCTCGTCTCGCGGCACGAGTTCAAAGACGAGCACGACGTGCTGGAGCGGCAGCTCCGCGAGGCGGGCGTGCACCCCGAGGCCCCGCGCGTGCGCCATCTGGTGCGGCTGGTGCGCGAGGCGCAGAACCTGCCGCGCCACCTGGGCCAGCACTCCGGCGGGATGGTGATCGCGCGCGGGCGCCTGGACGAGGTCGTCCCGCTCGAGCCCGCGCGGATGCCGGGCCGAAGCGTGATCCAGTGGGACAAGGACGACTGCGCGGACCTCGGCATCATCAAGATCGACCTGCTCGGGCTCGGCATGATGGCGGTGCTCGAGGACGTGATCCCGCTCGTGCGCACGCACGACGGCGCCGACGTCGACCTGGCGCGAATCCCCGCCGACGATCCGCTGACCTACCGGATGCTGCAGGCGGCCGACACGGTCGGCGTGTTCCAGGTCGAGAGCCGCGCGCAGATGGCGACGCTGCCGCGCATGAAGCCGACCACCTTCTACGACCTGGTCGTCGAGGTCGCGATCATCCGCCCCGGCCCGGTCGTGGGCCAGATGGTGCAGCCCTACCTGCAGCGCCGCGCCGGGCGCGAGCCCGTGACCTACGCGCACCCGCTGCTCGAGCCGATCCTCGCGCGCACTCTGGGCGTGCCGCTGTTCCAGGAGCAGCTGCTGCGCATGGCGATGGCGGTCGCGGGCTTCTCCGGCGGCCAGGCCGAGGAGCTGCGCCGCGCGATGGGCTTCAAGCGCTCGGTCGAGCGCATGGCGTCGATCACCACGGCGCTGCGCCTCGGCATGACGCAGAAAGGTGTCGACACGACCGCGCAGGACGAGATCGTGAAGCAGATCGGGTCGTTCGCGCTGTACGGCTTCCCCGAGAGCCACGCCGCCAGCTTCGCGCTGCTCGCCTACGCCTCGGCCTACATCCGCGCCCACCACCCGGCCTGCTTCCTGACCGCCATGCTGAACCACTGGCCGCTCGGCTTCTACAGCCCCGCCACGCTGGTGCAGGACTCCGCGCGCCACGGCGTGCGCACCCTGCCGATCGACGTGCAGCAGAGCGACTGGCTCTGCCACGTGACCGACGCAAACGAGGTGCGCCTGGGCCTGCGCTACGTGGACGGCCTGCGCAGAGAGGCCGGCGAGCGCATCGCGGCCGAGTCACCCTACGAGTCACTCGGCGATCTCGCGCACCGCGCGGGCCTGCACCGCGACGAGCTCGAGAAGCTCGCCTCGGTCGGCGCCTGCGCGAGCCTGGGCCTGGGGCGGCGCGAGGCGCTCTGGCAGGTCGCCGCGCTGCAGGGCGGGCTGCTCTCGGGCGCCACGCCCGACTCGCCCTCGCCGCTGGCCGAGATGACGGGCTTCGAGGAGACGGTCGCGGACTACCGCGACACCGGCATCACCACCGGCGCGCACCTGATGGCGCACTTCCGCGAGCGCCTGCGCGCGCGCGGGGTTTCGAGCGCGGCGGATCTGCGCGGCGCGCGAGACGGCGCCTGGGTGCGCGTCGCAGGCGCCGTGATCGTGCGCCAGCGCCCCGGCAGCGCGAAGGGCTTCCTGTTCATCACGCTCGAGGACGAGACCGGCGCCGCCAACGCCATCGTCGTGCCCGACCTGTTCCAGCGCCACCGCGCGCTGGTGCAGACCGCGGGCCTCTTGCTCGTCGAGGGCCCGGTCCAAAATCAGGACGGCGTGATCCACGTCCGCGCGCGCCGCTTCGAGCGCCTCGACGGCGACGCGATGGCCGGCCTGCTGCCGCGCTCGCACGACTTCCGCTAGACAGAGGCCGTGCCGATCGCGCGCGCCATCGCATGGGCCGCGGCCCTGCTCGCCTGCCTGATCCCCGCAGCAATGGGCGCGACCGCCGAGCTCGAGATCTTCACCCGCCGGGGCTGCCCGCACTGCGAGGACGCGCGCGAGTTCGTGGCGGAGCTCGAGCGCGAACGCGCCGACCTGCGCG
The Deltaproteobacteria bacterium genome window above contains:
- a CDS encoding DUF433 domain-containing protein, with product MEWRDRITVDPQICHGQACLRGTRIMVSVVLDNLAAGLDVPEILASYPTLTREDIQAAVAYAAELSKERVLSLPAQDRG
- the dnaE gene encoding DNA polymerase III subunit alpha, with product MASPPYIELGVRSAFSFLEGSSAPEDLVERAAELGHGTLALADLHGVYGLPRFARAAREAGVRAIVGARAVLLGDSAPRRKTDPPPDGGRVTLLVKSRSGYRNLCRLLTLGHARCEKPHSRVTREELRAHAEGLVALVREPRLAGPVREIFGADAYGELWRHRDPDEERANRRLLATGIAGLASGDVRHARPAGKRLLDAFTCIANGARLDDAGRLLLPNAERHVHAPQAVAKRFADLPGALSNTLAVAERCEFRLEDLGYAFPDFPLGAGETLPGKLRELAFAGARERYGTTVPAKARAQLEHELGLIGRLSLEGYFLIVWDIVRECRARGILCQGRGSAANSIVCYALGITAVDPVRYELLFERFLSEERGEWPDIDVDLPSGERREEILQYVYRRYGPHGAGMTANVITYRAKSAVREMGKVLGLAPDQIERLAKLVSRHEFKDEHDVLERQLREAGVHPEAPRVRHLVRLVREAQNLPRHLGQHSGGMVIARGRLDEVVPLEPARMPGRSVIQWDKDDCADLGIIKIDLLGLGMMAVLEDVIPLVRTHDGADVDLARIPADDPLTYRMLQAADTVGVFQVESRAQMATLPRMKPTTFYDLVVEVAIIRPGPVVGQMVQPYLQRRAGREPVTYAHPLLEPILARTLGVPLFQEQLLRMAMAVAGFSGGQAEELRRAMGFKRSVERMASITTALRLGMTQKGVDTTAQDEIVKQIGSFALYGFPESHAASFALLAYASAYIRAHHPACFLTAMLNHWPLGFYSPATLVQDSARHGVRTLPIDVQQSDWLCHVTDANEVRLGLRYVDGLRREAGERIAAESPYESLGDLAHRAGLHRDELEKLASVGACASLGLGRREALWQVAALQGGLLSGATPDSPSPLAEMTGFEETVADYRDTGITTGAHLMAHFRERLRARGVSSAADLRGARDGAWVRVAGAVIVRQRPGSAKGFLFITLEDETGAANAIVVPDLFQRHRALVQTAGLLLVEGPVQNQDGVIHVRARRFERLDGDAMAGLLPRSHDFR
- a CDS encoding DNA polymerase Y family protein, translated to MDRFACLLIRDLPLAAVLRAEPELAGQRVAITEPRDRTGRAQRSPAIVAGHLRGMTVAQARAAEPELVVRAFSLEGMRSAELALADVARSIAPRVMVAGTGLVFVDLAGTQALFPSERGLLTALETRLEEVGLSGIGPASARLGIGPTRTVAELAARHREGGPLLRGDQAASFLVPLPLDLLEPAGELADRLSRWGVRTLGKLARLPREALGARLGEAGVRLARRANGEDLSPFRVHPPELRFEEAADSEWAIGDLEPLAFFLRGALDRLLRRLRVRGLALRGLRLEFGLESGALFAHELGLAAPTLETNVLLALVRLSLEAEPPPEAVLRARLVATPDCVETAQLDLFLPPLPSPGELAITIARIESLCGPGQVGAPRVHDTHQPDAAALAEFRIAHERRPDAPDTYDPEPLSPRGVMALRAVRPPRSVGVRGGEPPVYVSLLADAPLDSEGGRVRHAAGPWRLFGEWWGETRFARDYWDVELSDGGVYRLYHNLPDDSWFVDGIYD